One Microbacterium trichothecenolyticum DNA window includes the following coding sequences:
- a CDS encoding mannose-1-phosphate guanylyltransferase gives MADSAIDDFYAVIPAGGIGSRLWPLSRADAPKFLHDLTGSGQTLLRDTWDRLAPLSGEERIAVVTGRAHRAAVERELPGVPDHNVFLESEPRDSSAAIGLAAAILVRREPDVIIGSFAADHVIRQTRQFEFAVRQAVAVAREGYICTIGIQPSEASVGFGYIKQAGELIVDGAPEAYMVERFVEKPDLDTAKQYFEDRAYLWNAGMFITRADVLLAELAVNEPELHAGLLELAEAWDDRDRRGPAVDRLWPSLKKIAIDYSVAEPAAEKGRLAVIPGHFDWDDVGDFASLSKLNSHGRNELAILGEDARVLADASSGIVVTQTKRVISLIGVRDIVVVDTPDALLVTTAENAQRVKGVVDALKLTGRGDVL, from the coding sequence ATGGCCGACTCCGCTATCGACGATTTCTACGCCGTGATTCCTGCCGGAGGGATCGGCAGCCGCCTCTGGCCGCTCTCGCGCGCCGACGCGCCGAAGTTCCTGCACGACCTGACGGGGTCGGGGCAGACCCTGCTGCGCGACACCTGGGACCGCCTCGCCCCGCTGTCGGGCGAGGAACGCATCGCCGTCGTGACAGGGCGTGCGCACCGCGCCGCCGTCGAGCGCGAGTTGCCGGGCGTTCCCGACCACAACGTCTTCCTCGAATCGGAGCCGCGCGATTCGTCGGCCGCGATCGGCCTGGCCGCGGCCATCCTCGTGCGCCGCGAGCCCGACGTCATCATCGGGTCGTTCGCCGCGGACCACGTCATCCGCCAGACGCGGCAGTTCGAGTTCGCGGTGCGTCAAGCGGTCGCCGTCGCGCGCGAGGGGTACATCTGCACGATCGGCATCCAGCCGAGCGAGGCCTCGGTCGGCTTCGGCTACATCAAGCAGGCCGGTGAGCTCATCGTCGACGGCGCCCCCGAGGCGTACATGGTGGAGCGCTTCGTCGAAAAGCCCGACCTCGACACCGCCAAGCAGTACTTCGAGGATCGCGCCTACCTCTGGAACGCGGGCATGTTCATCACGCGCGCCGACGTGCTGCTCGCCGAGCTCGCCGTCAACGAGCCGGAACTGCACGCGGGGCTGCTCGAGCTCGCCGAGGCGTGGGACGACCGTGACCGCCGCGGCCCCGCCGTCGACCGCCTCTGGCCGAGCCTGAAGAAGATCGCCATCGACTACTCGGTTGCCGAGCCGGCCGCCGAGAAGGGGCGCCTGGCCGTCATCCCCGGCCACTTCGACTGGGACGACGTGGGTGACTTCGCCAGCCTGTCCAAGCTCAACTCCCACGGTCGTAACGAGCTCGCCATCCTCGGTGAGGATGCGCGGGTGCTCGCCGACGCCTCCAGTGGCATCGTCGTCACACAGACCAAGCGCGTGATCAGCCTCATCGGGGTGCGTGACATCGTCGTGGTCGACACCCCCGATGCCCTGCTCGTCACGACGGCCGAGAACGCCCAGCGGGTGAAGGGCGTCGTCGATGCGCTCAAGCTGACGGGTCGCGGCGACGTCCTCTGA
- the sdhC gene encoding succinate dehydrogenase, cytochrome b556 subunit, producing the protein MSAPARATPSVKETTSKRPRGTLYRGREGMWSWVLHRITGVAIFFFLLVHVLDTALIRVSPEAYDAVIGTYKNPVMGLGEVALVGAIAYHAFNGLRIILVDFWPWATRHQRQLWWGVLGLWVVTMAGFTPRHLINVFSAVTGSH; encoded by the coding sequence GTGTCAGCACCAGCACGTGCCACGCCGTCGGTGAAAGAGACCACCTCGAAGAGACCTCGCGGCACGCTGTACCGTGGTCGCGAGGGAATGTGGTCATGGGTGCTTCACCGCATCACCGGGGTGGCCATCTTCTTCTTCCTTCTCGTGCACGTCCTCGACACGGCGCTCATCCGCGTCTCGCCCGAGGCGTACGACGCCGTCATCGGCACGTACAAGAACCCCGTGATGGGACTCGGCGAGGTCGCTCTGGTCGGAGCGATCGCTTATCACGCCTTCAACGGCCTGCGCATCATCCTCGTGGACTTCTGGCCCTGGGCCACCCGTCACCAGCGTCAGCTGTGGTGGGGCGTGCTGGGACTCTGGGTCGTCACGATGGCCGGGTTCACCCCGCGCCACCTCATCAACGTCTTCAGCGCCGTCACCGGGAGCCACTGA
- a CDS encoding succinate dehydrogenase hydrophobic membrane anchor subunit, whose amino-acid sequence MSVAQDAATIPAPRTPSVRKKGSNLEKWGWIYMRASGVLLIVLIFGHLFVNLMTGDGIHQIDFAFVAGKLASPFWQWWDVLMLWLALIHGANGMRTIVNDYVTNATIRKVLVWSLWLSAGFLILLGTLVVFTFDPCLGVTESSSLWDVCQAA is encoded by the coding sequence ATGTCCGTCGCACAGGATGCCGCCACGATTCCCGCCCCGCGCACGCCGAGCGTGCGGAAGAAGGGCTCCAACCTCGAAAAGTGGGGCTGGATCTACATGCGCGCCTCCGGCGTGCTGCTGATCGTCCTGATCTTCGGCCACCTGTTCGTCAACCTGATGACGGGCGACGGCATCCACCAGATCGACTTCGCCTTCGTCGCGGGCAAGCTCGCTTCACCCTTCTGGCAGTGGTGGGACGTGCTGATGCTGTGGCTGGCCCTCATCCACGGCGCCAACGGCATGCGCACGATCGTGAACGACTACGTCACGAACGCCACGATCCGCAAAGTCCTCGTGTGGTCGCTGTGGCTGTCGGCCGGGTTCCTCATCCTGCTCGGCACCCTCGTGGTCTTCACGTTCGACCCCTGCCTCGGCGTGACCGAGAGCAGCAGCCTGTGGGACGTGTGCCAGGCGGCGTAA
- the sdhA gene encoding succinate dehydrogenase flavoprotein subunit, which produces MSTQTSSDSIVKDGVHYHQFDVVIVGAGGAGMRAAIEAGPGAKTAVISKLYPTRSHTGAAQGGMAAALANVEEDSWEWHTFDTIKGGDYLVDQDAAEILAKEAIDAVIDLENMGLPFNRTPEGKIDQRRFGGHTADHGKTPVRRACYAADRTGHMILQTLFQNCVKLGINFFNEFYVLDLITVKDAAGKTQVAGVVAYDLATGELHVFQSKAVIFATGGFGKIFKTTSNAHTLTGDGVGIVWRKGLPLEDMEFFQFHPTGLAGLGILLTEGARGEGAILRNASGERFMERYAPTIKDLAPRDIVARCMVQEVAEGRGAGPHRDYVLLDCTHLGAEVLETKLPDITEFARTYLGVDPVVEPVPVMPTAHYAMGGIPTNIKAEVLADNDTVVPGLYAAGECACVSVHGSNRLGTNSLLDINVFGKRAGRNAVEYVKTADFVPLPEDPAAEVRGLIEGLRNNSGTERIAVLRKTLQDEMDKGAQVFRTHESLAHVMDVIADLRERYKNIHVDDKGKRFNTDLLEAVELGFLLDLAEVVVYSAQNREESRGGHMRDDFPTRDDEKYMQHTMAYLSGDPHSSHPADHIELGWKPVVFTKNEAGELRYPPLERKY; this is translated from the coding sequence GTGAGCACTCAGACTTCCTCGGACTCGATCGTCAAGGACGGCGTCCACTACCACCAGTTCGACGTCGTGATCGTCGGCGCCGGCGGCGCGGGCATGCGCGCGGCGATCGAGGCCGGCCCCGGCGCGAAGACCGCCGTGATCTCGAAGCTCTACCCCACCCGCTCGCACACCGGTGCGGCGCAGGGCGGCATGGCGGCGGCCCTCGCCAACGTGGAAGAGGACTCGTGGGAGTGGCACACCTTCGACACCATCAAGGGCGGCGACTACCTCGTCGACCAGGATGCCGCGGAGATCCTCGCCAAAGAGGCCATCGACGCCGTGATCGACCTCGAGAACATGGGCCTGCCGTTCAACCGCACGCCCGAGGGCAAGATCGACCAGCGCCGTTTCGGCGGCCACACGGCCGATCACGGCAAGACCCCCGTGCGCCGCGCGTGCTACGCCGCCGACCGCACGGGCCACATGATCCTGCAGACGCTGTTCCAGAACTGCGTCAAGCTCGGCATCAACTTCTTCAACGAGTTCTACGTGCTCGACCTCATCACGGTGAAGGATGCCGCGGGCAAGACGCAGGTCGCCGGCGTCGTCGCCTACGACCTCGCCACCGGCGAGCTGCACGTGTTCCAGTCCAAGGCCGTGATCTTCGCCACCGGCGGCTTCGGCAAGATCTTCAAGACCACCTCCAACGCCCACACCCTCACCGGTGACGGCGTCGGCATCGTGTGGCGCAAGGGCCTCCCCCTGGAGGACATGGAGTTCTTCCAGTTCCACCCCACCGGCCTCGCCGGTCTCGGCATCCTGCTCACCGAGGGCGCCCGCGGTGAGGGCGCGATCCTGCGCAACGCCAGCGGTGAGCGCTTCATGGAGCGCTACGCCCCCACCATCAAAGACCTCGCGCCTCGCGACATCGTCGCCCGCTGCATGGTGCAGGAGGTGGCCGAGGGCCGCGGCGCCGGTCCCCACCGCGATTACGTGCTGCTGGACTGCACGCACCTGGGCGCCGAGGTGCTCGAGACCAAGCTCCCCGACATCACCGAGTTCGCGCGCACCTACCTGGGTGTCGACCCGGTCGTCGAGCCCGTGCCGGTCATGCCGACCGCGCACTACGCGATGGGCGGCATCCCCACCAACATCAAGGCCGAGGTGCTCGCCGACAACGACACCGTCGTTCCGGGCCTGTACGCCGCCGGTGAGTGCGCGTGCGTCTCGGTGCACGGCTCGAACCGCCTGGGCACCAACTCGCTGCTCGACATCAACGTCTTCGGCAAGCGCGCCGGCCGCAACGCCGTCGAGTACGTCAAGACCGCCGACTTCGTGCCGCTGCCCGAAGACCCCGCCGCCGAGGTGCGCGGCCTCATCGAGGGCCTGCGCAACAACAGCGGCACCGAGCGCATCGCGGTGCTGCGCAAGACCCTGCAGGACGAGATGGACAAGGGCGCGCAGGTGTTCCGCACGCACGAGTCCCTCGCCCACGTCATGGACGTGATCGCGGACCTGCGCGAGCGCTACAAGAACATCCACGTCGACGACAAGGGCAAGCGGTTCAACACCGACCTGCTCGAGGCCGTCGAACTCGGCTTCCTGCTCGACCTCGCCGAGGTCGTCGTCTACTCGGCGCAGAACCGCGAAGAGAGCCGTGGTGGTCACATGCGCGACGACTTCCCGACGCGCGACGACGAGAAGTACATGCAGCACACCATGGCGTACCTGTCGGGCGACCCCCACTCGTCGCACCCGGCCGATCACATCGAGCTCGGCTGGAAGCCCGTGGTGTTCACCAAGAACGAGGCCGGGGAGCTGCGCTACCCGCCGCTGGAGAGGAAGTACTGA
- a CDS encoding succinate dehydrogenase iron-sulfur subunit, which translates to MASTVLDTTDVSDEVEQTPEDTGIQSFLVTFNIRRFDPEVDDEPRWVDYDVELYSTDRVLDALHKIKWETDGSLSFRRSCAHGICGSDAMRINGRNRLACKTLIKDLDISQPIYVEAIKGLPLEKDLIVDMEPFFASYREVQPFLISNSKPEPGKERIQSIVDREVFDDTTKCILCAACTSSCPVFWTDGQYFGPAAIVNAHRFIFDSRDDAGDVRLDILNDKEGVWRCRTTFNCTEACPRGIEVTKAIAEVKQAVLRGGR; encoded by the coding sequence ATGGCATCCACCGTTCTCGACACCACCGACGTCTCCGACGAGGTCGAGCAGACCCCGGAGGACACCGGCATCCAGTCGTTCCTCGTCACCTTCAACATCCGCCGTTTCGACCCCGAGGTCGACGACGAGCCGCGCTGGGTCGACTACGACGTGGAGCTGTACTCCACAGACCGCGTGCTCGACGCGCTGCACAAGATCAAGTGGGAGACCGACGGCTCGCTGTCGTTCCGCCGCTCGTGCGCGCACGGCATCTGCGGATCGGATGCCATGCGCATCAACGGCCGCAACCGCCTGGCCTGCAAGACGCTGATCAAGGATCTCGACATCTCGCAGCCGATCTACGTCGAGGCGATCAAGGGCCTGCCGCTCGAGAAGGACCTCATCGTCGACATGGAGCCGTTCTTCGCCTCCTACCGCGAGGTGCAGCCCTTCCTCATCTCGAACTCGAAGCCCGAGCCGGGCAAGGAGCGCATCCAGTCGATCGTCGACCGCGAGGTGTTCGACGACACCACCAAGTGCATCCTGTGCGCCGCATGCACCTCGTCGTGCCCGGTGTTCTGGACCGACGGGCAGTACTTCGGCCCCGCCGCGATCGTCAACGCGCACCGCTTCATCTTCGACTCGCGTGACGACGCCGGAGATGTGCGCCTCGACATCCTCAACGACAAAGAGGGCGTGTGGCGCTGCCGCACGACCTTCAACTGCACCGAGGCGTGCCCCCGCGGCATCGAGGTCACCAAGGCCATCGCCGAGGTCAAGCAGGCCGTCCTCCGCGGCGGTCGCTGA
- a CDS encoding YihY/virulence factor BrkB family protein, producing the protein MTESRHDPRPLPGADEDERTLRDRFEAAHSAVRERLDEPLARAAKVVQWFPIRVWRHFLQHNGFLLAAGMSYQGIFAVFSALYLSFAAVGIWLGGSRQAIDGLISIVNSYIPGLISKHGLVQPDKVESVAQESGKLLGITGSVAAIVVIWTAIGFVTFTRRAVRDTFGLPFDMRNYVLLKARDFVASALFGFALLVGALLGSVTTGAVDLLFEFLGWDKETPGWTIGARTVSAVIAFGVNTVALAALFRFLTGTTLTWRRTWPGALVGAGGMVVLQIGAGFLLVYTPTNPLLGTFTALIGFLLWFRLIGIVILVSAAWIAVAAGDRDVPLRSPEDRRAMEQAALVIAAEVGVREAREAAALARWPWRWRARRRLVAAEKALASARAALPAPRRSTLLPD; encoded by the coding sequence GTGACCGAGAGCCGCCACGATCCCCGCCCGCTCCCCGGGGCCGACGAGGACGAGCGTACGCTCCGCGATCGTTTCGAGGCCGCACACTCGGCGGTGCGCGAACGCCTCGACGAGCCGCTCGCCCGGGCCGCCAAAGTCGTGCAGTGGTTCCCGATCCGGGTGTGGCGGCATTTCCTGCAGCACAACGGCTTCCTGCTCGCCGCCGGCATGAGCTACCAGGGCATTTTCGCGGTGTTCTCGGCCCTCTACCTGTCGTTCGCCGCCGTCGGGATCTGGCTCGGCGGGAGCAGACAAGCGATCGACGGCCTGATCAGCATCGTCAACAGCTACATCCCGGGCCTCATCAGCAAGCACGGCCTCGTCCAGCCCGACAAGGTCGAATCGGTCGCGCAGGAAAGCGGCAAGCTGCTGGGGATCACGGGAAGCGTGGCGGCGATCGTCGTCATCTGGACGGCGATCGGCTTCGTCACCTTCACGCGCCGCGCCGTGCGCGATACCTTCGGCCTTCCGTTCGACATGCGCAACTACGTGCTGCTGAAGGCGCGTGATTTCGTCGCATCCGCGCTGTTCGGCTTCGCGTTGCTGGTCGGCGCCCTGCTCGGCTCGGTCACCACCGGCGCGGTGGACCTGCTCTTCGAGTTCCTCGGCTGGGACAAGGAGACACCCGGGTGGACGATCGGGGCGCGCACGGTGTCGGCTGTCATCGCCTTCGGCGTCAACACGGTCGCCCTGGCGGCGTTGTTCCGCTTCCTGACCGGTACCACGCTCACGTGGCGCCGAACATGGCCGGGCGCCCTCGTCGGGGCCGGCGGGATGGTGGTGCTGCAGATCGGGGCCGGTTTCCTGCTCGTCTACACTCCGACGAACCCGCTCCTGGGCACGTTCACGGCGTTGATCGGTTTTCTGCTGTGGTTCCGCCTGATCGGCATCGTGATCCTGGTCTCGGCCGCCTGGATCGCGGTGGCCGCGGGCGATCGTGACGTGCCGCTGCGCTCCCCCGAGGATCGTCGGGCGATGGAGCAGGCGGCACTCGTGATCGCGGCGGAGGTGGGCGTGCGCGAAGCGCGCGAGGCTGCGGCGCTCGCCCGCTGGCCGTGGCGCTGGCGAGCTCGCCGCCGATTGGTGGCCGCCGAGAAGGCGCTCGCGAGCGCGCGAGCGGCCCTGCCCGCGCCACGCCGCTCGACGCTGCTGCCCGACTGA
- a CDS encoding exodeoxyribonuclease III, which produces MARSVRIVSVNVNGIRAAVRKGMTEWLDTSGADIVALQEVRASADQLAEAVPGWQIVNDEALQKGRAGVAIISRLPGVETRTHLGPEPLDASGRWIETDFDIDGETITVVSAYVHSGEVDTPKQDAKWLFLDAMERRLAELGASTELAVVMGDLNVGHRELDIKNWRGNRKNAGFLPRERAYFDRFFGPAGAQVEGVDGSTGTGLGWVDVGRRHAGEVEGPYTWWSMRGKAFDNDSGWRIDYHVVTPGLAERVTDYRVDRAPSYDTRWSDHSPVIVDYTLGRA; this is translated from the coding sequence GTGGCTCGTTCCGTACGCATCGTCTCCGTCAACGTCAATGGCATCCGTGCCGCCGTCCGCAAGGGCATGACCGAATGGCTCGACACCTCGGGCGCCGACATCGTCGCCCTGCAAGAGGTGCGCGCGAGCGCCGATCAGCTGGCTGAGGCCGTGCCCGGGTGGCAGATCGTCAACGACGAGGCACTGCAGAAGGGGCGAGCCGGCGTAGCGATCATCAGCCGTCTGCCCGGCGTCGAGACCCGCACGCATCTCGGGCCCGAGCCGCTCGACGCGTCGGGACGGTGGATCGAGACCGACTTCGACATCGACGGCGAGACCATCACCGTCGTCAGCGCCTACGTGCACAGCGGCGAAGTCGACACCCCCAAGCAAGACGCGAAGTGGCTCTTCCTCGATGCCATGGAGCGCCGGCTCGCCGAGCTCGGCGCCTCCACCGAGCTGGCCGTCGTCATGGGCGACCTGAACGTCGGCCACCGTGAGCTCGACATCAAGAACTGGCGCGGCAACCGCAAGAACGCGGGTTTCCTCCCCCGCGAACGGGCGTACTTCGACAGGTTCTTCGGCCCCGCCGGCGCACAGGTCGAGGGCGTCGACGGGTCCACGGGCACAGGCCTCGGATGGGTGGACGTCGGACGCCGCCACGCGGGCGAGGTCGAGGGGCCGTATACGTGGTGGTCGATGCGCGGAAAAGCGTTCGACAACGACTCGGGCTGGCGGATCGACTATCACGTCGTCACTCCCGGCCTGGCCGAGCGCGTCACCGACTACCGCGTCGACCGCGCGCCGTCATACGACACCCGGTGGAGCGATCACTCCCCCGTCATCGTCGACTACACCCTCGGCCGCGCCTGA
- the trpS gene encoding tryptophan--tRNA ligase, whose protein sequence is MTQQRLYSGMQPSADSLQIGNYIGALLQWRQLQDEYDAFFSVVDLHALTQPGDPAERREKTRRTAAQYIAAGIEPSRSTLYVQSHVPAHAELQWVLSTLTGFGEAGRMTQFKDKSARYGADATNVGLFTYPVLMAADILLYQTDVVPVGDDQKQHIELTRDLAERFNQRFGETFTMPKPMIQRETARIYDLQNPTSKMSKSAESDAGVLWMLDEPKASAKKIMRAVTDSEGSVRFDRDAKPGVSNLLVIYSALTGREITAIEDEYAGRGYGDFKKGLAEVVVNEFEPVRERALELLADPAELDRVLAVNAGKAAAVAEKTLADVYDRIGLLRRG, encoded by the coding sequence GTGACTCAGCAGCGCCTCTACTCCGGAATGCAGCCCTCCGCCGACAGCCTCCAGATCGGCAACTACATCGGGGCTCTCCTGCAGTGGCGTCAGCTGCAAGACGAGTACGACGCGTTCTTCTCGGTCGTCGATCTTCACGCATTGACCCAGCCGGGCGACCCCGCCGAGCGGCGCGAGAAAACCCGCCGCACCGCGGCGCAGTACATCGCCGCGGGCATCGAGCCCTCGCGCTCGACGCTCTACGTGCAGTCGCACGTGCCGGCCCACGCCGAGCTGCAGTGGGTGCTCTCGACGCTGACCGGCTTCGGCGAGGCCGGGCGCATGACCCAGTTCAAAGACAAGTCGGCCCGCTACGGCGCGGATGCCACCAACGTCGGCCTCTTCACCTACCCGGTGCTGATGGCCGCCGACATCCTGCTCTACCAGACCGACGTGGTGCCCGTCGGCGACGACCAGAAGCAGCACATCGAGCTGACGCGCGACCTGGCCGAGCGCTTCAACCAGCGCTTCGGCGAGACCTTCACGATGCCGAAGCCGATGATCCAGCGCGAGACCGCGCGCATCTACGACCTGCAGAACCCGACGTCGAAGATGTCGAAGTCGGCCGAGTCCGACGCGGGTGTGCTGTGGATGCTCGACGAGCCGAAGGCGAGCGCCAAGAAGATCATGCGCGCCGTCACCGACTCCGAGGGCTCCGTGCGCTTCGACCGAGATGCCAAGCCCGGTGTCTCCAACCTGCTCGTCATCTACTCGGCGCTGACCGGCCGCGAGATCACGGCGATCGAGGACGAGTACGCGGGCCGCGGGTACGGCGACTTCAAGAAGGGTCTCGCCGAGGTGGTCGTCAACGAGTTCGAGCCGGTGCGCGAGCGCGCGCTCGAGCTGCTCGCCGACCCCGCCGAGCTGGACCGCGTGCTGGCCGTGAATGCCGGCAAGGCGGCGGCGGTCGCCGAGAAGACCCTCGCCGACGTGTACGACCGCATCGGTCTGCTGCGCCGCGGCTGA
- a CDS encoding DUF559 domain-containing protein, translating into MPHVSASYRDLRAAGMTRTDIESSIRSGLMRRARRDTYLPGDVPNDLLRAVQLGGRLDCLSLLAVSGVFAHDTSRLHVQFDRGASRLPPRGPETCAHWRPSSAPARETATPLVEALAQSAACQPPRSLIASLDSAWHQRLLDEAGVGEVFQRLPRRYRRLRPLLDPSAESGPETLLRLILRSLGLRWSSQVFIEGVGRVDFVVEGWLIIECDSKAHHSSWDAQRADRRRDRAAAAAGFLTLRLMAEEIMYAPDAVRASIAGLSPRLRRR; encoded by the coding sequence ATGCCGCACGTCTCCGCCTCGTACCGCGACCTTCGCGCGGCGGGCATGACCCGTACAGACATCGAGTCGTCCATCCGGTCGGGTCTGATGCGTCGTGCCCGTCGTGACACCTACCTGCCGGGCGACGTGCCGAACGACCTTCTGCGCGCGGTACAGCTCGGCGGACGCCTCGACTGCCTCTCGCTTCTGGCAGTGTCAGGCGTCTTCGCCCACGACACGTCGCGCCTGCACGTGCAGTTCGATCGTGGCGCCAGCCGCCTTCCGCCCCGAGGGCCGGAGACCTGCGCGCACTGGCGACCGAGCTCAGCCCCCGCGAGAGAGACGGCCACACCCCTCGTCGAGGCTCTCGCGCAATCGGCGGCGTGCCAGCCGCCACGGAGCCTCATCGCATCGTTGGACAGTGCCTGGCATCAGCGCCTCCTCGACGAAGCGGGGGTGGGTGAGGTCTTCCAGCGGTTGCCGCGGCGATATCGGCGCCTGCGTCCGCTCCTCGATCCGTCCGCCGAGTCGGGCCCGGAGACGCTGCTTCGCCTGATCCTTCGGAGCCTCGGCCTGCGGTGGAGCTCACAGGTGTTCATCGAGGGTGTGGGGCGTGTCGACTTCGTGGTCGAGGGATGGCTCATCATCGAGTGCGATAGCAAGGCTCACCACTCCTCGTGGGACGCGCAGCGTGCCGACAGGCGTCGCGACCGCGCTGCCGCAGCTGCCGGCTTTCTCACCCTTCGGCTGATGGCGGAAGAGATCATGTACGCGCCCGATGCCGTTCGGGCGTCGATCGCCGGGCTCTCGCCCCGACTCCGGCGGCGCTGA
- a CDS encoding GNAT family N-acetyltransferase: MEPEMLRTARLELSAPRGEDVDAIHAACQDAAIQRFTTVPSPYLPTDAESFVELAATWWAEGSQATWAIRLDRRLVGMIGLAHLPGGGPELGYWIAADVRGRGVATEAARAVIDWGFSPERPAVQRIEWRAVVGNVGSARVARSLGFRYEGLLRQAHCNSLGRADLWIGGLLRDDDPQPVSWPIDV, translated from the coding sequence ATGGAACCCGAGATGCTGCGCACGGCCCGTCTCGAACTCTCGGCGCCCCGCGGGGAAGACGTCGACGCGATCCATGCGGCGTGTCAGGATGCCGCGATCCAGCGGTTCACGACCGTGCCGTCGCCCTACCTGCCCACCGACGCCGAGTCGTTCGTCGAACTCGCCGCAACCTGGTGGGCCGAAGGGTCGCAGGCGACTTGGGCCATTCGGCTCGACCGCCGGCTCGTCGGAATGATCGGACTCGCCCATCTGCCCGGCGGCGGCCCCGAGCTGGGGTACTGGATCGCAGCCGACGTGCGCGGCCGCGGTGTGGCGACCGAGGCCGCTCGGGCGGTGATCGACTGGGGTTTTTCGCCCGAGCGCCCGGCCGTTCAGCGCATCGAGTGGCGGGCGGTGGTCGGCAACGTCGGCTCCGCCCGCGTCGCCCGCTCGCTCGGATTCCGCTACGAGGGCCTGCTGCGGCAGGCCCATTGCAACTCCCTGGGGCGTGCCGACCTGTGGATCGGCGGTCTGCTGCGCGACGACGACCCTCAGCCGGTCTCCTGGCCGATCGACGTGTGA
- a CDS encoding Fpg/Nei family DNA glycosylase, translating to MPEMPEVEGLVEFLRGRAVGLQVTKATVSAINALKTYDPPLTSLVGSTVTAVDRHGKFVDVTTDAGIHLVFHLAKAGWLRWYDALPATIVKPGKTPIALRVGFDDGSGFDLTEAGTKKSLAVYAVRAVDDVPGIARLGPDPLSADFDRETFGALLAGRRTQIKGVLRDQSIIAGVGNAYSDEILHAAKMSPYALAATLADDDVDRLFTAMTETLAEAIDEARGKPPAELKDAKRRGMRVHGRRGEQCPVCGDEVRSVFFADNSLEYCPTCQTGGKLLADRRLSRLLK from the coding sequence ATGCCGGAGATGCCAGAGGTCGAGGGGCTCGTGGAGTTCCTGCGCGGTCGCGCGGTCGGGCTGCAGGTCACCAAGGCGACCGTGTCGGCGATCAATGCGCTGAAGACGTACGACCCTCCCCTGACCTCCCTCGTGGGCAGCACCGTGACCGCCGTCGACCGGCATGGCAAGTTCGTCGACGTGACGACGGATGCCGGCATCCACCTCGTGTTCCATCTCGCCAAGGCGGGCTGGCTGCGGTGGTACGACGCGCTCCCCGCGACCATCGTCAAGCCCGGTAAGACCCCGATCGCCCTGCGCGTCGGCTTCGACGACGGCTCGGGGTTCGACCTCACCGAGGCCGGCACCAAGAAGTCGCTCGCGGTGTACGCGGTGCGTGCGGTCGACGACGTTCCGGGGATCGCCCGTCTCGGGCCCGATCCCCTGAGCGCGGACTTCGACCGCGAGACGTTCGGCGCTCTGCTCGCGGGGCGCCGCACCCAGATCAAAGGCGTGCTGCGCGACCAGTCGATCATCGCGGGCGTCGGCAATGCGTACTCCGACGAGATCCTGCACGCGGCGAAGATGTCCCCCTACGCGCTGGCGGCGACACTCGCCGACGACGATGTCGACCGCCTGTTCACCGCGATGACCGAGACCCTGGCCGAAGCCATCGACGAGGCCCGCGGCAAGCCGCCGGCGGAATTGAAGGATGCCAAGCGGCGCGGCATGCGCGTGCACGGACGCCGTGGCGAGCAGTGCCCGGTGTGCGGCGACGAGGTACGCAGCGTCTTCTTCGCCGACAACTCGCTCGAGTACTGCCCCACCTGCCAGACGGGCGGGAAGCTGCTGGCGGACCGTCGACTGTCGCGCCTGCTGAAGTGA